In Leptospira sp. WS58.C1, a single genomic region encodes these proteins:
- a CDS encoding DUF2804 domain-containing protein codes for MKEHLSSILHPSTLEPLFGKYFGPVQIDNSKEYNAGLFARFRSVDSVLVDILSEKIFLELRIYASKFRSGANLLLWNRETGNLQEISLLENGASSFIHQGSFKNGYWSFTKSDKRFNFRLDDNIRQGYTHSAIWEKNLNFQLDALAYTGEKNKGSWFTQISPSGKDWVFKNHSPDLRVEGQLSWNDLSVSLENGLLSYTVGKGYGPEVFPLENRIYLNVSTKKKVHLYLEDEILVWTNGEVSDLGSAVWTGNGKRKIVRDQNSKLELELEPEIEASFSRPKNLGTEKFIKTLYTVSGWIKTKSKKEKISDGIAILEKTERT; via the coding sequence ATGAAAGAACATTTAAGCTCCATTCTTCATCCTTCCACATTAGAACCTTTGTTTGGAAAATATTTCGGTCCTGTACAAATCGATAATTCCAAAGAATACAACGCAGGACTTTTTGCCAGATTCAGATCCGTAGATTCAGTGCTCGTAGATATTTTAAGCGAAAAAATCTTTTTAGAACTCAGGATCTATGCGAGCAAATTTAGATCGGGAGCAAATCTTTTACTCTGGAATAGAGAGACCGGGAACCTGCAGGAGATCTCTCTTTTAGAGAATGGCGCTTCTTCTTTTATCCACCAGGGAAGTTTTAAGAACGGTTATTGGAGTTTCACTAAATCCGACAAAAGATTCAATTTCAGGCTGGATGATAATATTCGCCAAGGTTATACACATTCCGCGATTTGGGAAAAAAATCTGAACTTTCAATTGGATGCTTTGGCTTATACGGGAGAGAAGAATAAGGGCAGCTGGTTCACTCAAATTTCTCCTTCCGGCAAAGATTGGGTCTTTAAAAATCATTCTCCCGATCTAAGGGTAGAAGGACAACTCTCTTGGAACGATCTATCCGTTTCTTTGGAGAATGGACTTTTGTCTTATACTGTCGGAAAAGGGTACGGGCCGGAAGTATTCCCATTGGAAAATAGGATCTATCTGAACGTTTCTACGAAGAAGAAGGTCCATCTTTATTTAGAAGATGAGATCCTAGTTTGGACCAATGGAGAAGTTTCGGATCTTGGGAGTGCAGTCTGGACCGGGAACGGAAAACGTAAGATTGTCCGAGATCAAAATTCGAAATTAGAGCTGGAGCTAGAACCTGAGATAGAGGCAAGCTTCTCCCGTCCCAAAAACCTGGGAACCGAAAAGTTTATAAAAACATTATATACGGTTTCCGGATGGATCAAGACTAAATCCAAAAAGGAAAAAATCTCGGACGGGATCGCAATTTTAGAAAAGACCGAAAGAACTTAG
- a CDS encoding phosphoribosylaminoimidazolesuccinocarboxamide synthase gives MSELPKPSYIGKVRDVYDLGNSLILSSTDRISAFDVVFRQIVPGKGKVLNKISAEWFSYFKDIPNHIIETDVSKFPPPFKDHPDLKDRSVLVKKCKRIDFECVVRGYLSGSGWKEYKQDGTLAFKKLPPGLQESQKLPEPCFTPAIKNDTGHDENISEERMKNEIGSELFSILKEKSISIYTRAAELVARAGILLCDTKFEFGILDDKVILIDEILTPDSSRYWAESAYVIGTTPPSMDKQILRNYLEKSGWNKVPPPPDLPESLIMELQEAYKEIQDRLLKCLSQEST, from the coding sequence ATGAGTGAACTCCCCAAGCCTTCTTATATAGGCAAAGTTAGAGACGTATACGATTTAGGAAATTCCCTGATATTATCTTCTACGGATAGGATTTCCGCATTCGATGTGGTTTTTCGCCAGATCGTTCCCGGCAAGGGAAAAGTTTTAAATAAGATCTCCGCAGAATGGTTTTCCTACTTTAAGGATATTCCGAATCATATTATTGAGACCGATGTTTCTAAGTTTCCACCTCCTTTTAAAGATCATCCTGATCTAAAGGATCGGTCTGTGCTTGTAAAAAAATGCAAACGGATCGATTTCGAATGTGTGGTCCGCGGTTATCTTTCCGGTTCCGGTTGGAAAGAATACAAACAGGACGGAACACTGGCTTTTAAAAAACTTCCTCCCGGTCTGCAAGAGTCCCAAAAACTGCCGGAGCCTTGTTTTACTCCTGCGATCAAAAACGATACGGGCCATGACGAGAATATCTCCGAAGAGAGAATGAAAAACGAGATCGGATCCGAACTCTTCTCAATTTTGAAGGAAAAATCGATTTCCATCTATACCAGGGCCGCTGAACTGGTAGCTAGGGCTGGGATTTTGCTCTGCGATACCAAATTTGAATTCGGGATTTTGGACGATAAAGTCATCCTGATCGACGAAATTTTGACTCCGGATTCTTCTCGGTATTGGGCTGAAAGTGCCTATGTTATCGGGACTACTCCGCCCAGCATGGACAAACAGATCTTAAGGAATTATCTGGAAAAATCGGGCTGGAACAAGGTTCCTCCTCCTCCGGATCTTCCGGAAAGTCTGATTATGGAATTGCAAGAGGCATATAAGGAAATACAGGACCGACTATTAAAATGTTTATCGCAAGAATCAACGTAA
- the purQ gene encoding phosphoribosylformylglycinamidine synthase subunit PurQ, producing MKAAVVTFPGSNCDNDIVRVLSEFYSAKVDKIWHKDQFSEKYDLVILPGGFSYGDYLRSGAMAPFSPVMKSVKEHTDRGGKLFGICNGFQILAEAGYLPGALIRNRNLKYVCRTIGLKKASNANKISGSLPDDKILRVPVAHGDGCYFASEEIRKQLKDEGRILFLYAGDNPNGSLDDIAGICSPDFKVAGMMPHPERAMNPITGEMDGKTVLDLLIAS from the coding sequence ATGAAAGCGGCTGTAGTCACTTTTCCCGGTTCTAATTGTGATAATGATATCGTAAGAGTCCTTTCCGAGTTTTATTCCGCGAAAGTAGATAAGATCTGGCATAAGGACCAATTCTCCGAAAAATACGATCTGGTCATTCTCCCTGGGGGATTTTCTTACGGAGATTATTTGAGATCCGGAGCAATGGCTCCGTTTTCTCCCGTCATGAAATCGGTAAAAGAACATACCGATCGCGGAGGAAAATTATTCGGGATCTGCAACGGATTCCAAATATTAGCGGAAGCGGGTTATCTTCCCGGTGCGTTAATACGTAATAGAAATTTAAAGTATGTATGTAGGACGATCGGTCTTAAAAAAGCGTCTAACGCGAATAAGATAAGCGGTAGTCTGCCCGATGATAAGATCCTCAGAGTTCCGGTGGCTCATGGAGACGGATGTTACTTCGCTTCCGAAGAGATCCGCAAACAATTAAAGGACGAAGGTCGGATTTTATTTCTGTATGCGGGAGACAACCCGAACGGAAGTTTGGACGATATCGCAGGGATCTGTTCTCCCGATTTTAAAGTGGCAGGTATGATGCCTCACCCCGAAAGAGCGATGAACCCGATCACAGGCGAAATGGACGGTAAAACCGTTTTAGATCTTCTAATCGCTTCTTAA
- a CDS encoding EAL domain-containing protein: protein MLAEYESQQILSLGEGYYTPHYQPILDVGNRNIIGYEVLGRVFSPESNEYHSLGYHFHNPDTDTVRLVHIDRIIREKAIKHVKETGLKTKIFLNMMPNFLSMVYTGEVLDIKRLHILHLIDKYDINPNDLVLEITEDKFEGNIEKLLYIVSLFRERGIKIAVDDLGVGFSNLERIGYIHPDIMKVDIKIMRESLNRRSFKNVLSAISEMSQRLGSQLLFEGVENEDELYLALSMGANLLQGFYFSRPTLDFQDKKRFNKTLKTSLEKFSGLRFLEILENLRKEQSFLDQFVDLFKDLETSSEESMAEALSGVLDRLPLETTSVLVCDMHGYQITPTFKREAYDLPWTRLLTEVGNNYAWKPFFIRHKAETYHSSRVSGFTEPFHDIETKRQYVLFTLNLGEDHVLILRLDWESY, encoded by the coding sequence ATGCTCGCCGAATACGAGTCCCAACAAATTCTATCTCTGGGCGAAGGTTATTATACCCCTCATTACCAGCCGATCTTAGACGTCGGAAATCGTAATATTATAGGTTACGAGGTTTTGGGCAGAGTATTTTCTCCCGAGTCCAACGAATACCATTCCTTAGGTTATCATTTTCATAATCCGGATACGGATACCGTACGTTTAGTCCATATAGATCGAATCATTCGTGAAAAAGCGATCAAACATGTGAAGGAAACCGGTCTCAAGACTAAAATTTTCCTGAACATGATGCCCAATTTTCTCTCCATGGTCTACACGGGAGAAGTGTTGGATATCAAACGTCTTCATATTCTTCATCTGATAGATAAATACGATATTAACCCGAACGATCTAGTTTTGGAGATCACGGAAGATAAGTTCGAAGGAAATATCGAAAAACTTTTATATATCGTCAGCCTATTTAGAGAAAGAGGGATCAAGATCGCGGTCGACGATCTTGGGGTCGGTTTTTCCAATTTGGAAAGGATCGGTTATATCCATCCGGATATTATGAAAGTGGACATAAAAATTATGAGAGAAAGTTTGAATAGACGTTCTTTCAAAAATGTTCTCTCCGCGATCTCGGAAATGTCCCAAAGGCTGGGTTCTCAACTTTTATTCGAAGGAGTAGAGAACGAAGATGAGCTGTATCTTGCTCTTTCCATGGGAGCCAATCTTTTACAGGGTTTTTATTTCTCTCGTCCTACTCTCGATTTTCAGGACAAAAAACGTTTTAATAAGACGCTCAAAACATCGCTCGAAAAATTCTCCGGACTTAGGTTCTTGGAGATCCTAGAAAATCTCAGAAAAGAGCAGTCTTTCTTGGATCAATTTGTGGACTTATTCAAGGATCTGGAAACTTCTTCCGAAGAGTCGATGGCAGAGGCATTGAGCGGTGTTTTGGACAGACTTCCGCTGGAAACCACTTCCGTTTTGGTCTGTGATATGCACGGATATCAGATAACTCCTACATTTAAGAGAGAAGCTTACGATCTACCTTGGACAAGGTTACTCACCGAGGTAGGGAATAATTACGCTTGGAAACCGTTCTTCATCCGTCATAAGGCGGAAACCTATCATTCCAGCCGAGTTTCCGGATTTACCGAACCTTTTCATGATATAGAGACCAAACGTCAATATGTCTTATTCACCCTGAATCTGGGCGAGGATCACGTTCTCATTCTCCGCTTGGACTGGGAATCGTACTGA
- the purS gene encoding phosphoribosylformylglycinamidine synthase subunit PurS, producing the protein MFIARINVTLKESVLDPQGNTVKSTLQELGEKSVQDVRVGKYIEVKLDSPDLETAKKTVANLCEKLLVNHVIETYRSEIVTE; encoded by the coding sequence ATGTTTATCGCAAGAATCAACGTAACTCTAAAAGAATCCGTTCTCGATCCTCAAGGGAACACTGTGAAGTCCACACTCCAGGAACTGGGTGAAAAATCGGTCCAAGACGTAAGAGTCGGAAAATATATCGAGGTCAAATTGGATTCTCCGGATCTGGAAACAGCAAAGAAGACGGTAGCCAATCTCTGCGAAAAACTTTTAGTAAATCATGTGATTGAAACGTATCGTTCGGAGATCGTAACGGAATGA